Proteins encoded in a region of the Chelonoidis abingdonii isolate Lonesome George chromosome 2, CheloAbing_2.0, whole genome shotgun sequence genome:
- the LOC116823371 gene encoding zinc finger protein 2-like: MQENYKNVTSLGFPLSKPDVIFQLERGEEPWALDLQGSEEREILRSSCMADEGMVRETVEQTPQQEEEQVEACGALLQRCKGSVSMSCEQGKGSQGQHRPENWQGNQPAQKVGISVNYRETHRGLKDATAQQRILTGERNNTGFESGKKFRRRSHHQRIHTGVRPYGCCECGKTFTERSTLTRHQRIHTGEKPHECCECGKTFAQRSHLICHQRMHTGEKPYGCCECGKTFTRSSGLIRHQRI; the protein is encoded by the exons atgcaggagaactacaagaatgtgacctcgctgg GGTTCCCACTTTCCAAACCTGATGTCATCTTCCAGCTGGAACGAGGAGAAGAGCCGTGGGCCCTAGATCTCCAGGGctcagaggaaagagagatccTGAGAAGCAGTTGCATGG CAGATGAGGGGATGGTGAGAGAGACCGTGGAGCAGACGCCTCAGCAGGAAGAGGAGCAAGTGGAAGCGTGTGGGGCGTTGTTGCAAAGATGCAAAGGGAGTGTGTCCATGAGTTGTGAGCAGGGAAAAGGTTCTCAGgggcagcacaggccagagaattggCAGGGAAACCAGCCAGCACAGAAAGTTGGAATATCTGTTAATTATCGGGAAACTCACAGAGGCCTCAAGGACGCCACagcccagcagagaatccttacaggagagagaaataacaCAGGCTTTGAGAGTGGGAAAAAGTTCAGGAGGCGCTCAcaccatcagagaatccacaccggAGTGAGACCCTATGGATGCtgcgagtgcgggaaaaccttcactgAGCGCTCAACTCTTACTCgccatcagaggatccacacaggggagaaaccccaTGAATGTTGCGAGTGCGGGAAAACATTCGCTCAGCGCTCACACCTTATTTGCCATCAGAGGATgcacacaggggagaaaccctatggatgctgtgagtgcgggaaaaccttcactcGGAGCTCAGGCCTTATTCGCCATCAGAGGATC